A window of Hymenobacter siberiensis genomic DNA:
GGAGAGCTGCCAGCTGAGCACGTAGCGCGAGTGCCAGTCGAGCACGGCGGCCAGATAGAGAAAGCCCTTGGCCATGGGCACGTACGTGATGTCGGTACTCCATACCTCCTTCGGGGCGGTGGCCGGGCGGTCCCGCAGTAGAGTTGTTGCGAAGCAAAAAGCCTTGATAATCAATTAATTATGTCAAAAATAAAAACCGACAAAAATTGAAAAGAGAACGTCTAAGCCACATTGCCAATAAAATTAGCGCGATTTCATGCCTGTAATAGGCTGATTTTGAGCACAAACATTACGCAACAAGTCTAGTAGGTACTGGTAGGGCGTAACACCTTGACCAGGAATGGACAAGCGCGGTTTGGGATAAATCGGCTCGTGGCCCATCAGGCGCACGAGGCGGCGCACGCGCTTGGCATTGACGGCGTGGCCGGCCAGGCGCAGGTGGTCGCGCAGGCCGAGCACTCCTTTGAAGTTGTGGTCGGTAAACTCCTCATCGAGCAGGCGCATGAGCTCCAGGTTGTAGGCACTTTCTCCGCAGGGCTGGTAGTAGAAGCTGCTGCGGGCCAGGCCTAGGGCCTGGCAGCGAGCGGCGACCGAGCTACCGGCCGGGTCCGAGGCCTGAACCAGGACCCGTTGTTGGGCCGAGCTCATCGGGGTAGCGTTTTTTTTAGCAGCGCGTTTTCCATTTGCAACCGACCGATGGCCGCGTAGAGGGGCTCGACGTCGGGTAAGGGCGTGCCGGCCGCAGGCGCTTCGGTGAAAACCTGGGTGGCCTGCTCACGCAGTTGCAGCTTCCAACGGGTGATTTGAGCGGTAGCCAATTGGGAGTGAGCGGCCAGCTCGGCCAATGGCTGGCGCTCGGTGAGGGCGGCTAGCGCCACCTCCGCTTTGAACTCGGCCGTATAGCGACGGCGGGTGCGTTTTGGGGTCATAATCGAGCTAAGCTAGCCCGCTTAACCTGTCCAGCTTTTGGGGAGTACTACAACCTACGGCCCGGCCGACATCTGGCGGCAAGCCAAGCCCCTGATTCGCCAGGCCGAGGCCCGGCGACCGGCCGGCGAGTTCGCCGTGCTCATCGTCGACGATTCGGTGCTGGAAAAGGCGCATGCCGATGCCAATGAGTTGATTTGCAGTCATTGGGACCACAGCCAGCAGCGCTACGTCAAGGGTCTGAATTTCGTCACCCTGCTCTATCAGGCCGGCGAGTTGGCCCTGTCCATCGCCGTCGAACTCGTGCGCAAACCCGTGCCCGTCTACCATCCCAAGACCCAGCAGACCAGCTACCAGAGCCCGTTCACCAAAAACGAGTACCTGCAGCAGATGCTGCGCGTGGCGCAGCCGCAGGTGGCCTACCGCTACCTGCTGGCCGATTCCTGGTACGCCTCGGCCGAGAACATGTGTCTGGTGCGGGCCTTGGGCCATCATTTCGTTTTTGCCCTCGAAAGCAGCCGCACCGTCGCCCTGAGCGAAGCCGACCGTGCGCAAGGTCGGTTCCAGGCCGTGCAGACGCTGGTGTTTCCCGATACGCAACCCCTGCGCGTCTATTTGCGGTCCGTGCAAGAGGCGGTGCTCGTAACCAGGCAAGTCTTTACAAACCAAGACGGTAGCCAGGGTACATTGTATGTGGTCAGCAGCGATACCGACCTGGACCAAGCCCAACTGACCACGATTTACCAGGGACGGTGGAAAAGCGCATCAAGCTTTTTGTGTGGAAGAGTATCACAAGTCGCTCAAACAGAATGCCTCGATGGGCAAGGCGCCCACCAAAACCCTGGCCACGCAGGCCACCCATTTCTTCGCTGCCGTGCTGGCCTACACCAAACTCGAAGTCCTCAAGCTCAAATGCGGCATCGGCCATTTTCGCCTTAAAGCACAGCTCTATACCGTCGGTCTCAAAGCCATGTACCAGCAACTCGCCCTACTCCGTGCGTAACATCAGGTAGTAATCTGTCCGAAATGATTAGTGGTAGCACGCGAGATGCTTCGGCTGCGCTCAGCATGACGTTCTGTTAGTCACTAGACTTGTTCCTCAATTAAGAGAACGGTGATTTTCCAAGCCGTATTTGGCACCAGAAACGGGGGCTGCTCAAAGAATCCAAGGATACGGGCTTGGCTAAACCAAAAAGACCATTCAGGCGTCACAATCGGCTAAAATCTTTGACTACTTCTTATTCGGAAACAAGTCTACTCAATACCCCCGGCTCAAATCCACCAGATTCTCCAGTGGCTGGCCGTGGCGCAGGCGCTCCAGGTTGCGCAGCAGCACATCGACTTTGCTTTCGTCCTCGTGGTGCTGGCCGCCACCGGTGTGCTGGGTAAGTAGCACGTTGGGCAGGGCCCAGAGCGGATTGTCGGCGGGCAGGGGCTCCACGGCGGTCACGTCGAGCACGGCCCCGCCGAGGTAGCCGGCTTGCAGCAGCTTGATGAGGGCGGGCTCGTCGGTGGTGTTGCCACGGCCCACACTGGCGTAGATGCTGCCCGGGCGCATGGCATCCAGCAGCTCGGCCGAGAAAAAGCCCTCGGCGCTGCCCGGCAGAGTATTTATCACGATGTCGGTTTCGGGCAGGGCGGCTTTCAGGTCTTCTTTGGAGCGAAGCTGCGCCTTGGGGTGGGTGCGGGCCAGCAGCTGCACAGGGCACTCGAAACCGCTGAGTTGCTGCTGCACGGCCAGGGCAATAGCCCCGGCGCCCAGCACCACCACGCGCTTGCCGCGCAGCAGGCCCGAGCGGTTGCGCACGTAGGCCCCGCCCACCCATTTTTTCTCGGCTTGCAGCACGGCCAGCTCGCCCAGGTGGCGGTAGAGGGCCAACAGGCCACCTACCATGGTTTCGGCGCAGGGCCAGGCGAAAAAGTCGCCCATATTCGCTACTGGCACATTCAGGTGCAGGTGGCGGTAGCGTTCGAAGCCGGCCGAGTCAATTTGCCAGAAGCGCAGCAGAGGCGAGGTGCCAGCCGCTAGCCACACGGGCGGCGGGTTGCCGAGCAGCACCTCGGCCTCCTGGAAGGCGGGAAACTGGTCTTCGGGGGCTACGTCGTGGCAGAACGTGACGTTGACCTCGGCCGGAAGCTGCTGGTGCAGGTAAGCGCGGGCGGAGGGGCTGAGGGGCGAATAAACGAAAAGATTCATGGCGGAGCAGCCGGCACGGCCGCAAGCAGTTGACAAGCGTGAGCCCCAGAAACGGGCCGATGGACAAAGTTGCTGCCCAGGCGGCGTACTTTTCGCAAAGAAGCGGCCCGACCAGCCGTATTTGCCCGTTTTTTTGCGTATTCCGCCCGTTTCCTCTGCTCATGCGCGCCTACCTGCACCAGCACGCCCACCTCACCGATGCCGAGCTGGAACAAACCATGACGCTTATCCAACCCTGCACTTTCCGTAAAGGCACCGAGCTGTTCCACCCCGGTCCGCCGCCCGACCGGCTCTATTTCATCGAAACCGGGCTGGCCCGTGCCTACCGCCTTGTGCGCGGCGAAGACATCACCAGCGCCTTCTATGGGGCCGATTCCTTCTGTTTCGATACCCTGAGCATTGTGGCTCAGGTACCCACCGAGCTGTATTTCGAATGCCTGACCGACGTGCAGGCCCACGAAATCCTCATTCCCGACCTCAACCGCCTGTTCCGCCGGGTGCCGCCCATCGAGCGCCTGGGCCGCCGCATCAACGAAAACCTGGTGTGTGGCCTCACTGAGCGCCTCCGGGCCTTCCAGATGGACGACCTGCGCACCCGCTACCTCGCCCTGATGCGCCAGAACCCCGAGCTGATTCAGCAGGTGCCGCAGCGGCATATTGCTACGTACCTGGGTGTGAAGCCGGAAAGCCTGAGCCGCATGCGGGCGCAGCTGTGAGGGTGGCCTTGGCTTAGGACTGGGTATTGGTTGGCGCGCGTCTGCGACGCGTGCCGGCTGGACTCGGGTCTGTGACTCGTGCTGCGAACGACTCGCAATTACGCTGTTCTGCCGGCTCTGTACCCGAGCCGCAGGCTCGCACCCAGTCGGCACGCGTCGCAGACGCACGCCAGCGGCAGCCTGGGGATTGCGCATTTCTTAACCTAGGTCATTGGGGCCGCTGCCGGAACTGGGTACTTTTACCCGCGCTCCCTTCCCACGCAACTCCTTAGTCCTAATGGCCAAGCAAGCCTATTCCCGCCGCGACCTCGCGTTTCAGCTCCACGAAGTATTGCACGTTGAAAGCCTGAACCGCTTCCCGTACTTTCAGGACCACGACCGCGGCTCCATCGACCTGGTGCTTGATACCGCCGGCCAGTTTGCCGACCAGCTCCTGCGCCCCCTGCTCACCGAGCTCGACCGCCAGGAGCCGCAGCTCGTGGATGGCACCATTCGGGTGCATCCCGGCGTGAAGAACATCGTGCACCGCTTCGGCCAGGATGGCTGGATAAACGCCCTGTTTTCGTACGAGGAAGGTGGCCAGCAGCTGCCCGGCACCGTGTACAACGCGGCCGTGTTTGCCATGCAGGCCACCAACTATTCGGCCAGCGTGCCGCCCTTCCTCACACTGGGCGCGGCCAATCTGCTCCGTAGCTTCGCTACGCCCGAGCTCACGGCTGCCTTCACGCCGCACATGTACGCCGGCCGCTGGCAGGGCACCATGGCCCTCACCGAGCCCGACGCCGGCAGCTCCCTCTCCGACATCAGTACCTCGGCCGAACCCACGGAGGATGGCTACTACCGGATTCGGGGGCAGAAAATCTATATTTCCTCCGGCGACCATGATGCCTGCGACAACGTGGTGCACCTCATGCTGGCTAAGATTAAAGGCGGACCAGCGGGGGCCAAGGGCATCTCGCTCTTTGCCGTACCGCGCCAGCGCGTGGCGGCCGGGCTGCCCAACGAGGCCACAAAACCCGACGAATTAGTTTCGAACGACGTGGTCACGGCCGGCATCTACCACAAGCTGGGCTGCAAGGGCGCGCCCATTGCCCACCTCCTGATTGGCGGCGACGGCGACACGCGCGGCTACCTTGTGGGCGAGCCCAACAAGGGCCTCAGCTACATGTTCCAGATGATGAACGAGGCTCGGCTGGCCGTGGGCGTGAGCGCGGCGGCCATCGGCACGGCCGCCTACTACGCGGCCCTCGAATACGCCCGCGCCCGGCCCCAGGGCCGCCCCATCGCCAACCGTGACGTGGCCCAGCCGCAGGTGCCCATCATCCGGCACGCCGATGTGAAGCGCATGCTGCTCTTCCAGAAAGCTACCATGGAAGGCGCGCTGGGCCTGCTATTACAGTGCAGCTACTACATGGATGTGGCCCGGGTAGGCGATGGCGCAGAGAAGGAAAAAGCCGAGCTGCTGCTCGATTTGCTGATGCCCATCGCCAAAACCTACCCCTCGGAAATGGGCGTGCTGAGCACCAGCGCCGCCATCCAGGTGCACGGCGGGGCCGGCTACACCACCGATTTTCCGGTGGAGCAGTTCTGGCGCGAGTCGCGCATTCACCCCATCCACGAAGGTACCACCGGTATTCAGGGGCTCGATTTGCTGGGCCGGAAAATTACCCAGCACGGCGGCAGGGCCGTGGGCCTGCTGCTGGAAGAAATCCAGGCCACCATTGCCTCCGCCAATGCCGTGTCCGAGTTGGCTCCGCTGGCCGTCCAGCTCACCAAAAACGTGGGCATTTTGCAGCAAGTGACCGGCCATCTGCTGGGCGTAGCGGCCCAGGACCACGAGCTATTCCTGGCCGATGCCACCCTCTACCTGGAGCTGGCCGGCTTGGTGACGGTGGCCTGGCAGTGGCTGCGGCAGGCAGTAGTGGCCCAGGCCGCCCTGCCCGCCGCCCACCCCGACGACCAGAATTTCTACCACGGCAAGCTCATGGCCGCGCAGTATTTCTACGAATACGAGCTGGTACGCGCCCCCGGCCTGGCCAAGCGCCTGCAATCGGCCAATGCCGTGACGGTGGCCATGCAGGAGGCGTGGTTTTAGATAGTCAATACGGCCGGAACTATCATCCTGAGCGCAGCGAAGGACCTTATCACGGCTGAGTGGTACTCATTCAATCGTGATAAGG
This region includes:
- a CDS encoding transposase; its protein translation is MTPKRTRRRYTAEFKAEVALAALTERQPLAELAAHSQLATAQITRWKLQLREQATQVFTEAPAAGTPLPDVEPLYAAIGRLQMENALLKKTLPR
- a CDS encoding D-2-hydroxyacid dehydrogenase, with product MNLFVYSPLSPSARAYLHQQLPAEVNVTFCHDVAPEDQFPAFQEAEVLLGNPPPVWLAAGTSPLLRFWQIDSAGFERYRHLHLNVPVANMGDFFAWPCAETMVGGLLALYRHLGELAVLQAEKKWVGGAYVRNRSGLLRGKRVVVLGAGAIALAVQQQLSGFECPVQLLARTHPKAQLRSKEDLKAALPETDIVINTLPGSAEGFFSAELLDAMRPGSIYASVGRGNTTDEPALIKLLQAGYLGGAVLDVTAVEPLPADNPLWALPNVLLTQHTGGGQHHEDESKVDVLLRNLERLRHGQPLENLVDLSRGY
- a CDS encoding Crp/Fnr family transcriptional regulator, coding for MRAYLHQHAHLTDAELEQTMTLIQPCTFRKGTELFHPGPPPDRLYFIETGLARAYRLVRGEDITSAFYGADSFCFDTLSIVAQVPTELYFECLTDVQAHEILIPDLNRLFRRVPPIERLGRRINENLVCGLTERLRAFQMDDLRTRYLALMRQNPELIQQVPQRHIATYLGVKPESLSRMRAQL
- a CDS encoding IS3 family transposase, which gives rise to MSSAQQRVLVQASDPAGSSVAARCQALGLARSSFYYQPCGESAYNLELMRLLDEEFTDHNFKGVLGLRDHLRLAGHAVNAKRVRRLVRLMGHEPIYPKPRLSIPGQGVTPYQYLLDLLRNVCAQNQPITGMKSR
- a CDS encoding acyl-CoA dehydrogenase, with translation MAKQAYSRRDLAFQLHEVLHVESLNRFPYFQDHDRGSIDLVLDTAGQFADQLLRPLLTELDRQEPQLVDGTIRVHPGVKNIVHRFGQDGWINALFSYEEGGQQLPGTVYNAAVFAMQATNYSASVPPFLTLGAANLLRSFATPELTAAFTPHMYAGRWQGTMALTEPDAGSSLSDISTSAEPTEDGYYRIRGQKIYISSGDHDACDNVVHLMLAKIKGGPAGAKGISLFAVPRQRVAAGLPNEATKPDELVSNDVVTAGIYHKLGCKGAPIAHLLIGGDGDTRGYLVGEPNKGLSYMFQMMNEARLAVGVSAAAIGTAAYYAALEYARARPQGRPIANRDVAQPQVPIIRHADVKRMLLFQKATMEGALGLLLQCSYYMDVARVGDGAEKEKAELLLDLLMPIAKTYPSEMGVLSTSAAIQVHGGAGYTTDFPVEQFWRESRIHPIHEGTTGIQGLDLLGRKITQHGGRAVGLLLEEIQATIASANAVSELAPLAVQLTKNVGILQQVTGHLLGVAAQDHELFLADATLYLELAGLVTVAWQWLRQAVVAQAALPAAHPDDQNFYHGKLMAAQYFYEYELVRAPGLAKRLQSANAVTVAMQEAWF